DNA sequence from the Candidatus Binatia bacterium genome:
TGGGGGATGAGTACGACCGCCGTTATGGCCTCAAAGATGAACACCTCGCCCACATCTCAGCGATCAACTACTCGAACGCCAAGCGCAACCCGTTGGCTCAAACCCGCACCTGGTACATGACCGAGGATCACGCGCGCTCGGTTGACAAGTTCAACACCGTCATTGGTGGGCGCATCAAAATTTCCGACTGCTCCCAGGTGACTGACGGAGCGGTGTCGCTTTTCCTCGCGTCGGAGAAGGCCGCTGCCGCTTATGCTAAAAAGCGCGGCATTGCCCTCGAAAGCATCCCGCGAATTCTCGGATGGGGTCATCGTACCGCGCCCATCGAGTTCGACACAAAGATCGCCGAGAGCAAAAACAATCCCTACGTGCTCCCGCACACCCGGCAAGCCATCTTGGATGCGTTCCGGCGTGCAGGAATCCCCGATGTGTGGTCGGTACAAGCCATCGAAACACACGACTGCTTCACAACCTCCGAGTACATGGCAATCGACCATTTTGGGATCACCAAACCGGGCGAGTCATGGAAAGCAATCGAGGACGGCACGATCGAAATGGGTGGAAAACTCCCAATTAACCCAAGCGGCGGGCTGATTGGCTGCGGCCATCCTGTAGGTGCTACAGGTGTGCGCCAAGTGCTCGACGCGTTCAAGCAAGTCACTGGTCAGTGCGGCGACTATCAAGTGGAAAATGCACGGCGTGTCGCCACCCTCAATATCGGCGGCAGCGGTACTACCAGCGTATCCTTTGTGGTCGGTTTTGCTTAATCCCACATTGGGCGGCACGGCTACAATTTATTGCCACCGATGGGTTTTCTCGGCGTGCGAGCGCGTGAAGGCGTAAGCAGCCGAGGGGCCAGCCGAATCACCGTTGAACCCAGATATGAGTGAGGACTTCGGGAGTCAATCAGTTTCTTTGCACGGTAAATTGCACGGCAAGGTCGAGGTGCGGAGCAAGGTTCCCTTGCAAAACCGGCTTGACCTTAGTCTCGCCTACACTCCGGGGGTTGCACAAGTTTGCTTAGAAATTGCTCGCAATCCTGAACTGGTGCACGAGCTCACGGTGAAGCACAACACCGTGGCCGTGGTGTCCGACGGCTCCGCCATTTTGGGGCTCGGGAATTTGGGCGCCGCCGCCGCTATCCCGGTCATGGAAGGAAAAGCGGTGCTCTTCAAGGAGTTCGCCAATATTGACGCTTT
Encoded proteins:
- a CDS encoding acetyl-CoA acetyltransferase; this encodes MAAPVYILGGYQTDFARNWKKENKHIVAMIREAVEGGLEATGIDPNEVQVGHVGNFAAELYAMQGHLGAFLVDVDPAFSGLPTARHEAACASGSIAILAASAEIEAGRYDLALVVGVEQMKTVDPAKGGEFLGTAAWYEREAKGIEFPFPKLFGRLGDEYDRRYGLKDEHLAHISAINYSNAKRNPLAQTRTWYMTEDHARSVDKFNTVIGGRIKISDCSQVTDGAVSLFLASEKAAAAYAKKRGIALESIPRILGWGHRTAPIEFDTKIAESKNNPYVLPHTRQAILDAFRRAGIPDVWSVQAIETHDCFTTSEYMAIDHFGITKPGESWKAIEDGTIEMGGKLPINPSGGLIGCGHPVGATGVRQVLDAFKQVTGQCGDYQVENARRVATLNIGGSGTTSVSFVVGFA